One region of Peromyscus eremicus chromosome 4, PerEre_H2_v1, whole genome shotgun sequence genomic DNA includes:
- the Abo gene encoding histo-blood group ABO system transferase, whose amino-acid sequence MAKLRLGEAWRGVRSRKGVSNWILCCCFSGRPKCSSLHLGILPLTVVALVFFGYGFLSHRSQELGDSEAVTRMAYAQPKVLTPSRKDVLVLTPWLAPIIWEGTFNIDILNEHFRLRNTTIGLTVFAIKKYVVFLKLFLETAEQYFMVGHKVTYYVFTDRPADVPQVPLGAGRKLVVLTVRSYTRWQDVSMHRMEMISHFSEERFLHEVDYLVCADVDMKFSDHVGVEILSALFGTLHPGFYSSSREAFTYERRPQSQAYIPWDEGDFYYMGAFFGGSVLEVHHLTKACHEAMVQDKVNGIEAVWHDESHLNKYLLYHKPTKVLSPEYMWDQQLLGWPSIMKKLRYVAVPKNHQAIRNR is encoded by the exons ATGGCAAAGCTGCGGTTGG GAGAGGCCTGGAGGGGAGTCAGGTCCAGGAAGGGGGTGAGTAACTGGATCCTGTGCTGCTGTTTTTCAGGAAGACCAAAATGCTCCTCACTTCACCTTGGAATCCTTCCCCTCACAGTGGTTGCCTTGGTCTTCTTTGG CTATGGGTTCTTAAGCCACAGAAGCCAGGAACTGGGAGACTCAGAAGCTGTGACTAG GATGGCCTATGCCCAGCCAAAGGTTCTAACACCCAG TAGGAAAGATGTTCTTGTCCTGACTCCTTGGCTGGCTCCCATCATCTGGGAGGGGACCTTCAACATCGACATACTGAATGAGCATTTCAGGCTTCGTAACACCACAATTGGACTGACCGTGTTTGCCATCAAAAA GTATGTGGTGTTCCTGAAGCTGTTCCTGGAGACAGCCGAGCAGTACTTCATGGTGGGACACAAGGTCACCTACTATGTCTTCACTGACCGTCCAGCTGACGTGCCGCAGGTGCCCCTGGGTGCAGGACGGAAGCTGGTGGTGCTAACTGTGCGCAGCTACACCCGCTGGCAGGATGTGTCCATGCACAGGATGGAGATGATCAGCCACTTCTCAGAGGAGCGCTTTCTGCATGAGGTGGATTACCTGGTGTGTGCAGATGTGGACATGAAGTTCAGTGACCACGTGGGTGTGGAGATTCTCTCAGCACTCTTTGGTACCCTGCATCCTGGCTTCTACAGTAGCAGCCGAGAGGCCTTTACCTATGAGCGCCGGCCACAGTCCCAGGCCTACATCCCCTGGGATGAGGGTGACTTTTACTACATGGGGGCCTTCTTTGGGGGGTCAGTGTTGGAGGTGCACCATCTCACCAAGGCCTGTCATGAGGCTATGGTGCAGGACAAGGTCAACGGCATAGAGGCCGTGTGGCATGATGAGAGCCATCTGAACAAGTACCTGCTTTACCACAAGCCTACAAAGGTGTTGTCCCCAGAGTACATGTGGGACCAGCAGCTGCTGGGGTGGCCCTCCATCATGAAGAAGCTGAGATATGTGGCTGTGCCCAAGAACCATCAGGCAATCAGGAACCGATAG